Proteins encoded together in one Salarias fasciatus chromosome 17, fSalaFa1.1, whole genome shotgun sequence window:
- the LOC115404236 gene encoding uncharacterized protein LOC115404236, with product MVLSTSQQVALAFTAVLFTFVVLPRLFGVGGGTAAKETKHDPRYTRKGPGPGGVRGQPVNMHGPGSHQTPENIQQMKKRMEQELKSDKYKSNNNKGYVFTLMPLYAIGVGVFAAYKFLKIKSADDKAQKDKFSKGAKKSAEAENQLNELEQRLAQTERMLNSILTQLDPLTNCVKSVAQDQKNEIMSQLQTIRYLMKKRGMDCPPLNVNDASCERNLDDLIESLGASDTSEKPPSADTPSAPEQAGGEAGAAAAATAEDLKELRPDESDGEAEAADQDEETEADEEEEDEAPALPHQDSRHAGVEEVGAEQPASGLRRRNRPE from the exons ATGGTTCTGTCCACCTCGCAGCAGGTCGCGCTGGCCTTCACGGCCGTGCTCTTCACCTTCGTGGTCCTGCCGAGGCTGTTCGGCGTGGGCGGCGGGACCGCGGCCAAGGAGACCAAACACGACCCCCGGTACACCCGAAAAG GTCCGGGTCccggaggggtcagaggtcagccggTCAACATGCACGGCCCCGGCTCCCACCAGACCCCCGAGAACATCCAGCAGATGAAGAAGCGCATGGAGCAGGAGCTGAAGAGCGACAAGTACaagtccaacaacaacaagggctaCGTCTTCACGCTCATGCCGCTGTACGCCATCGGGGTCGGCGTCTTCGCCGCCTACAAGTTCCTGAAg ATCAAGTCTGCAGACGACAAGGCACAGAAGGACAAATTTTCTAAAGGAGCCAAGAAGTCAGCggaggcag AGAACCAGCTGAACGAGCTGGAGCAGCGGCTGGCGCAGACGGAGAGGATGCTCAACTCCATCCTCACCCAGCTCGACCCCCTCACCAACTG CGTCAAGTCGGTGGCTCAGGACCAGAAGAACGAGATCATGTCTCAGCTGCAGACCATCCGCTACCTGATGAAGAAGAGGGGGATGGACTGTCCGCCTCTCAACGTCAACG ACGCCTCCTGCGAGCGTAACCTGGACGACCTGATAGAGTCGCTCGGCGCCAGTGACACGTCGGAGAAACCTCCGTCTGCGGACACGCCCAGCGCCCCCGAGCAGGCGGGCGGCGAGGCTggtgctgccgccgccgccaccgccgagGACCTGAAGGAGCTGAGACCGGACGAGTCGGAcggggaggcggaggcggcCGACCAAGACGAGGAGACGGAGgcggacgaagaggaggaggacgaagctCCGGCGCTCCCTCACCAGGACTCTCGCCACGCCGgcgtggaggaggtgggggcggAGCAGCCGGCGTCCGGCCTCCGGCGCCGCAACCGGCCCGAATGA